gcgCAGTCATCTTAAGAGATTACATGCACACTAATGGAGAGGTTCCACATGTTTCCTTCCTAAGTTTGGTTCTGTTCCTCGGCATGATCGGCTCACCAACCCCGGCCAATGAACATGCATGCTCTAGAACCGAACATACCTTTACTCGTGCCAACTTCCCTAAAGGATTTCATTTTTGGTACCTCAACCGCAGCTTTTCAGGTGTCATACCTGATCAGATatacattatattatatatacccTTGTACGAACTGACCAGTTCTATTAAACCGGTCCTAGCTACAAAGATTGAATACAAATCTCCCTTCCTAAAAAACAGCATGTACTTTTGAGAAAATATCAGTCATACAATCGTATTCACAGCGACATATGTAATACTCTGTTGTtaagctatttttttttctaaaacaattaatatatgTGCAAAACAGTTATTGAATGTTAGTGATTTTTGtggtaaataaaataaataggttCAAGGAGAGGATTTAGGCGAGCAAGACACAAGTCTTGTATTGGCGCTCGGATCACCATTCACCGCAGAACATACTATATTCAGAAGCATCTCTTGATCTTGCACCAAGCAGTTTGGTGTGTGGACAAACAATGtttgttttttagtttaatttgatAGTTATGTAATTTGATATACCTGAAAATGTTTATTTGTTTTCCCATTTGTGCAACGATGATAAGGCAAACGTTACTGCATCGGTATTTTCATTGGTCGTTAAACGTTACTGAATCGGTATTTTCATTGGTCATTGATGGACAATTTTGAACGGCAAGATGGATACAAGGCGAGTTCGGGATATATGTACTACGTCAACCAAACAAATAATTTGACGCGTCACGAAAAATTTTCAGCAGTGGTACTCGAGTTTTCCTCTACGCAGTACTGAAAGATCTTGAGTTTGAGCACGATGACCACAATGAGTTGTAGAGAGAATTTTATGCAGACTTTGGAAACTTGAGTCGTAAATTATATCCACAAAAACTCTAACAACTTATGCAGTAGACTTTGTATCTTCTCTTTATATGTCTGTCAACCATCACGCGTTGAATTAATTTGTTAGGTTGACCATAGCTGTCCACAGATTATAAAATTAGTGTTGTATATTTCGGGGGTGTAACTACTAGAATTATAATTCCGAAACTTCAAACACGGCTTTCCAAAAGATTTCATAAGTGGTAACTTCAAACACGGCTTTCCAAAAGATTTCATAAGTGGTTAAAAAGCTATGATATTTTAATGCATGCAGTAATCAACACTTAccctaaaaattataaattaaaaactatataaattaatatttgataaattaacaaatattataaattaataaaaaatttcagtCCCAAATTGAAGCGGtgtaaaatataacaatattccataaaataataagataataatatttagaaaactcttaagtaaatatatggtcttgttaaaattataaattaataattatcatacttataaattttatatagacATATActtaataactctataaatcatatttattaataactctataaattaataaattctcATAGtgccaacattattaatttatagagttttttttattgtacaTTGTAAACCATATTAAGAAAATGGTTAAATTTTAATTCTACTATTATTCGATTACTGGAACGCAATAGtatcattattatttaatttacttATTTAGGCGTAAAAAGACAAAACTATAACAAATGCTCTGGATCCATAAGAAcagtaatataaaattaatagcaGTTATATAACATACTGAAAAAACTATAACAGTTATATAACATGCTAAAATGTAACAGttatataaaactataacaGTTATATAACATACTAAAATGTAACGGttatataaaactataacaGTTATATAACATACTAAAATGTAACGGTGTGAATATATGTAATGATGCGTATATAACATATCCATTGTCAAggaataaaattcaaataaaatcaatactgttttctatttaaaaataataatttctgaattaatttataatgtaAAAATACCTAATATGAAAAGATTGAAATCTATAAGCATCAGCTGTAGTAATCataagaaaatcataatttataatGTAAAGATATTCACTAGTTTTCACGctgaaaaatataagaaaatcgtaaagtaatcttatatattaaaacaaaattcacaatattgatttatgtgtgaatttttttaaaaatggacctaatggacatattACTAGAAAGtgatgttacatttaatctctaatcttatcatttaaattttgggtcaaccagaaatttttattgggctatcaataattcgATTTAAACAATATATGATCCAATGAATTTATAGATAGtgtaaattaaatagatataatttaatgttgtaatactatacttccatatgttaattatttaaatatttgtcgatgttaactttttaaattataaaaaaaaaatttatttaacaaaaattatattatctaataatgattaatctttactaccttaaaccaatgaaaacaaatttaaaactatatagtttattttaaaaaattaaagaaaaactaaatgtttaattatttactcgataatataaatctatgaagcgaaaagtttaattttttaaaaactttctaaatttgtgaaatgttacaatatctttgaatatgacaataaaacaatattttactaatctttatatatatagttacaattttaataatgaaataataatccaaaatatatatatagaagaaaatacaAACACATGTGAAGGtttgaaacaatatattaaatgaaaaaaatataccgtaaacttattatgttttaaagattgatagacatatatattataatatatacaaatttataattgaaaacaaaatgtttatataaaaataaacgaaaacaaaaacccgcgaAGTTGCGCGGATCGAAATCTAGTTATGAGTGAAATACAAATATGATTGCATTCTCTCCAAAAATCTAAGTACAACGGATGAATTAATCATAACCTCCCAAAAAGAAGTTTAACATTAATGAAATTAGTATTATTTTCTATagttttcctttattttcttataagaaaaaaacactTCCTTATTCATTAATGTGTatttataatatgaaaatagGAAAACATATGCatcaatctatactatactaaaagctcTATATACTCCACTCTAAAGCTGTCCACGTCATTTATTatattcaaccaatcagagagtATTGTTTGGTCACGTCACCATCAAACTTCTCAAAAAGCTTCGAACCTATTtccattgatcttctcatcttTTTTTCTCTTGCAAAAACGTTTCTTGAAAGGACTGTCTTCTTATCTCTCAAACCTTCCTCTATCactcataattatatattgattcAACTTATAAAGTCACTAATAATAGATTGATTTGTCTGTTTGAGTCGATTTCATCATCTCTCCTTCAGTTCTAAATAcaatttttcagtttaaaattcACATTGATTCGGGAACACTCAACCGACGAATACTATAGTTCATCAACCGCAGGCCATGTTCGAAAACGCGGCAACTCGGCCGAGTACACGGCCTTGCAACGCTCGGCGGTACAGAACCGCCGCGATTTCATCAAAATCGGACAAAAAATCGGATTCATCAAAAAAGTCCAGGCTTTTGAATTTTAAACGCTTGGAATTTGATGTTACGTCGCAAATCTACAGTTTTTATGCAAAAATTGATAAGAAAACTGCAAGAAAATGatgttttatgttaaaaaagTTCGAGGCGGCCATGAAAATTTCGCAGTAGAAGTGAAAACCCTAAAAGGAAGAAGACGAATTAATTACAAATTTgccattaatgaaaaaaaaaaattctaaaacaaaaaagaaggacCTGCGTTTTGAACCCATGACATCCTCCGTCATAAAACCGTCTTTTGCCACCGGACCACGTTGTCTTTACAAATAATcgtagaaaattatttaataggtTATAGTTTTacgtaaattaaaaaaagaaaaagataacaaatgaattgaaaaaataaaaagtggaACCAtacatacaaaataaatattatggccaaaacacaaaaaaaaaaagatgaacccaaatttttttttttgaaactaagatgaaccaaaagttaaaaacagaaacatttaaaattggTTCAAATAAAGAATTTAGGCGACAATTAATGACagcaacaaaataataaaactacaaTAAATATACTCCAAAAGTTAACACCAACAATTAACACAAAAATCATATAATCACATATTAATCATTGTTGTATCAATCATTCCCAAAAAATAATTACATACTATAACAACAAAGTAACGTTAATATACAAGTGAAACATTAAACAACGACATGTATCCACAAAAATCTGAATTATAAAACACATAAAACAATCAGTCGAAAAAGAGAGCTTGACAAATATTCTTATGTGATACATGAGAAATCAATATGCTAAGAAACAATTAACCGGCTGGTTAGAAGCGTTAAtccaacaatataaaaaaaaatgaaatcctACTATCAATTacattacattaaaaaaaactatcaattACAACACATTTAAAAATGAGAAATCAAAAAACTACTACACTTTTATAGTAGGAGCAAAATTCTACAAACAATAAGTTGTATCCGGTGGTTTAGAAGAATAtgaacttcaaaaatataaatatcatatttaaataCAATACATAACTGTACATGGACATTAActttagaagaaaataaaatgttacatttattgatttcaaaaatgtattttctcatatacataaatatgttatagtattcTTGCAACCAGaaacatatattattcaaataaaaataatactctttgttaaaatatatatttcctcTTTATAAATAAGTGTATGTTCTTTAttcaccaaaagaaaaaaatttaaaacgaaaaGGATAAACGAATATCTGACACATGAGAGAAAatgattacaaataataatacatTGCAAACCAATATTACAACAAAGACACacacaaaatctaatttaatttaCCACCTACTACATATTTTAAAACCCATCGAAAATAGtgaataaaaattagtattcaCCTGCAAAAGAGGGTGTGACTTCTTTTTGTTTCCATTAGTTAGcgctaaatttatatataaatacactTAAATCAAACATTAGTTACATGAAAATGGCTATATGTTACatatcaaatttctttttgtattCGCTCCTCTATGACATAAAAGATAAGCTGATTTCAACACCATCTTCAGTGTGTTCATAAAATATAGACATATCATAAGACCAAAGCTAAGTGGTGCATataccaaattttttaaaatttctaaatttatagaaaacaaaaacgtaaaaaaaataatagaaaactgCTAAAGATACTATCAAACATTAAagttaaatttaatacaaagtaaaaatattcacatattaataataattatgaataatatatttaaaatttataatccgcgcgtagcgcggacagaGGATCTAGTTGCAATACTAATTTACCAATTCATTTTTTCTAAGAATTATaagaaaatcataaaataattatgaGTTGAACACAAAAAGAAGTTTTAACTTAAATGAAATTAGTAGTCTTTTCTATAATTTTCCTTTATTCTCttataaggaaaaaaataaaacaaattttcctTAATTCATTAATCTCGCGATTACTTTCTATATTTCTAATAATCAACCAACTTAATCAAAATTAGGGATTCTAGTATAAATAGAGAGACGCATCCCTTCATATTCTCCTCATCGCTTCcctcaaaaacaaataaaaatctctaaaatcAAAAAAGATGTCGACGAAGAAGATTGTGTTGAAGAGCTCCGACAACGAGTCTTTCGAGGTTGACGAGGCCGTGGCTCGCGAGTCTCAGACCCTAGCTCACATGGTCGAAGACGACTGCACCGACAACGGCATCCCTCTTCCCAACGTCACCGGCAAGATCCTCGCCAAGGTGATCGAGTACTGCAAGAAGCACGTCGACGCCGCTGCTGCCAAGACCGAGGCGGCCGCCGATGGTGGCGCTTCCTCCGACGATGACCTCAAGGCTTGGGATGCCGAGTTCATGAAGATCGATCAGGCTACCCTCTTCGAACTCATCCTGGTTCGTCTCGTCTCTCCTCTCTtcgattttgttttcaatttcgcgattttagggttttcgacttgggaaattagggtttgtgatttggGGGTTTGTTTCGGGAATTGAATCCTGGTTTGCTAATGatttcaattttgtttcttttgatttGGGGGTTTCGTTCAGAAATTGGATCCTGGTTTGCCACTGATTTCAATTTTGTTACTTTTTGTTtcgattttgtgattttgtgattttagggttttcgatttgggaaattagggtttgattTGGATTTGGATCTAATGTGTTTACGTTTCTTGGATCGTGCAGGCTGCTAACTATCTGAACATCAAGAACCTTCTCGACCTCACGTGCCAGACGGTGGCTGATATGATCAAAGGCAAGACTCCAGATGAGATTCGCACGACCTTCAACATCAAGAACGACTTCTCGcctgaggaggaagaggaggtgCGCAGGGAGAACCAATGGGCTTTTGAATGATCTCACCAAAGAGAAGCCTTGTTGAAGCTATAGCAGAACCTGCAAAGCTTTCTTCCTTTATCTTATTTGCGTCTTTATGTTCTTAGGAAAAATTAATGACTTATGTTGGTTCCGTTCCTCCTAGTGCTTTTCTATTTACCGATTAAGAACCAATTGTTGGATAATTTGTGGTTATAATCAGTCTTTGGTTATCTTGTTTCTGTTTTATCCAATCTACGAGTATGCAAGATGCATTTAAATAACATTAGTCTATAAATGACTCTAGAACTGAACTCTGGCTTTCTTTCTCCTGCGTCACTCACTCGGTAACATGTTGTGAAGTGACTAAAGTAATTAATCATATGATGTTTTCGGATTCcgttgggtttttggttttcaagcTTTTTAGGTTGCCCCCGTCCAGATTCGGTTATTCACATACGTTTCATACCATtaacaaaaatatgacttttgCCATCGTCATTTGTCATACATCATTTTCCATTATTTAAGTTGATCTATTAATCTATAGTAAGCTTCACACGCATATATAGTTGATGACTGCACAGCACGACACACTCCGCATACATCTTGCTATTCTCTAGcacgttcttttttttttttttaagcgaAAATGCTCAGCCGTCTGGAAAGTGGAGATCATATTCCATCAAAGCAATAAATGTCCGACGAGCCACCGAAAAAACACAGTAGCCACCATCCTCCTCCGCCGCCGTCGCTTTCTTCACTGCCCGAAGAAATCGTATTGAGATGCTTAGCCTTTGTCCCAAGAAGCTATCGCCTAAGCCTCTCTTGGGTCTCAAAAGAACTAAGATCCCTCCTTCGCTCGCCTGAGCTCAACGGCTTGCGACCCGACAAGAACTCCCTATATGTATGTTTCCTAAACAAATACAACGATCCGACCACCGTCCACTGGTTTACTCTTCGTCCCAATGAGGAAACAACAACAACGGAGTATGTGCTAGTTCCAAATCCAACACCCTTCCCTCCTCATAAGTA
This Brassica napus cultivar Da-Ae chromosome C6, Da-Ae, whole genome shotgun sequence DNA region includes the following protein-coding sequences:
- the LOC106406745 gene encoding SKP1-like protein 1A, with the protein product MSTKKIVLKSSDNESFEVDEAVARESQTLAHMVEDDCTDNGIPLPNVTGKILAKVIEYCKKHVDAAAAKTEAAADGGASSDDDLKAWDAEFMKIDQATLFELILAANYLNIKNLLDLTCQTVADMIKGKTPDEIRTTFNIKNDFSPEEEEEVRRENQWAFE